The following DNA comes from Rosa rugosa chromosome 5, drRosRugo1.1, whole genome shotgun sequence.
GCCGGCATTGAAGAGAGCTTGAGAAACCTTATCGGATAAACCAAGTGAAGTCCACGAAACATTTTCTTCAGCGAAAAACGTATCTCCTCccttggcggcggcggcggcggttgCGAAACGGCGGGGCTGGTTGAGCCAAATCAAGCTGATGCGAGCTGGGGATGAGAGGTTGGAAAGAACAGAGTATGAGTGTCTGAGTTGGGATAGGAGTTTAGGTGGGGAAGATGATAGGAACATAGTTGTGGCAGAGCGatgaagcatcttttggggttTTGGGAGTTGTTGAGGGTTTATGGCTAAAACCCTGATGTTGGGGGATTGGGTTTTGGGGATGGAGGGAGTGAGTTTATGATAGGGTGACAGGCACTATGGCTGCTACACTTGACTGACGCATGCATGTCCGTTGGATTCAGAGGATGAAAGTTTGTAAGTTTTTGGACTGTGACCAGGAAATGATAGTAAGaacaagttcacccgtagtcaagaaaatgcaaagtcgaaaagtcaagaatttgaccagtcaagttactattcactgtcactggacatgggtttccacctgttttttttcttgaccgggCAACACTATTCATCTTTTACTGTTCATCAATTTTTCTATTGGGTCATTACCGTTGGATCACTGTTTCAATTGAAACCAACGGCCCAAATTAAAGGACCGTTGGAATCAAAATCACTTAAGAAGCCAACGGTTCGATGCCAAGTGTCCTGCCGCCCACTCAatgtcgctacgcgacaaacTCCTGCTGCAGGTCGGCCACGTGGCGCTTCTGGATTGGTCTGTGTCTTCCACCCTTGGATTTAGCCGCGTCTGTCTCTTCGCAGCCTTCCTGATGTCACCCACGTTCTCCTGTCCTGCAGCGCTGGCAGCTCCATGACTTTGGGCAAGAAAAAAGTCATAGCCTTGCCCTTTTCCTTGGCCTGGGTCATCAAAAGCCATCTTTTGGCTGGTCAAAACACAACCGGTGGAGGAGTGTTTTTGACAATGGCTGGTCAACACATCATCATTCCCTCACTTTGCCCGGGCAAAGTGATACCGCTGGACTTGCTCTAAGTTAAGGTCTTTAGGACATTTTTGGGTCGTTAGTTTGGCGAATGGTAAACGTGCTCGTTtattcgattttttttttctttgaatatAAGCTGATATTATCATATCATTAGAACAACAGTTAAAAGATCAAAGTCTACAAACACTTAAATAAGAATCCCAACAAGAAAATTTGGTAAAACATATCTAAGTAATGTGCAAATCATTAAAGGTCTAAGAGACGCTCACATTAAGCAAGCCTATACAAGAATCACCTtctaagaaaataaaatcattcaactagcttTCACCTGCCATGCGCACAATTGCGGTGCAGACAaaaaactagaaacatcttagaagaCTCGTAGAAGTTCTTCAACCTCACATAGTCTtatctctcaaaaaaaaaacctcacaTAGTCTTAATACCCTAACAAAAACATGTACAtgttatttctttattttctattcTGCTCCAGGAAACTCGGACTGCGTCTAGTTTTTCCCAATCttcttctcgtccggcggcgctcgtCGGCGTTTCGCTATGCCGATTTGGGCTGCTGCCGGGCGGGTCTTGAAAGCTATTGTCGGATAGTCTCATGAATTGAGGTGGCTCGGGGTTTGGCGGAGGGTCCGGGCCAGTTGGATTCTGTATGGATGGTGGGAGCGCTTTCAAGACCTGTGGCACCGGAGGCATCGTCAGGAGATTTCCAGAACCGGTGGCTATGGCGAACCGTGTGGCGGCGCGGCTTTTGGCGATCTGAAAGGATTGCTGGCGTGGCGTGGCTGTGGTGGATCTGTACCGATCGTGGGGCGGCGTCGCTGGGCGGTTCTGGTCGGTCTCGTGTGGAATCGCGGCGGCTGGAGGTCTGACAGCGTGACCGGCGATGGGGTTGAGGTGGGTGGCGGCACTGGAGGTTGAGGATGGTGGCGGGCATGGGTCGACTCTCTACTGGGCCTTGAGTTGGGCCCATTCTTTTGGGACTGTTCTATGGCCTAATTTGGGCTGGGGTGTTTTTACCCTAGGCCCAGCTCTATGTTTTTACttttctaattacaataaattcctttATTTAGGAAACTAAGCACCgatgtgcactctatgtatctctagcgcctctggagtagtaccaaaggaaggtctccgctacctctacgtatttgattgtGTAATGAGTaagactatatgtacgtaccacttgtgggtactaccactagcttcttgtctgtctatgaccttaaatgacagcggaaggatatgtaacggcatattctggcttgtgatgaatatattatttctttaactcaaaaaaaaaaattaccctaacaaaaacattaaaaaaaaaaaaaaaaaaacttgaaggCCCAAGAAATAGGCCCAACTGCTCCCAACTTGAGCCCAAGCCTAAGCCAAATCTTGACCAACATGAATGCTACCCTGCATCTCCGACCAGCGCGCGGGACTGTCCCTCTCTACGTGTTCTGTTGCAGCCCAGCATCGATCAGTAGTGCAACCTCCACCAGCACCAGATCAAGactgttggagaggaaatatcccacattggaaaaataacaaataaaatataacttataagttggtggatctcacccaattgtaccgaggccttttgtgattaaaacccaacacctatcgggtggttaagttgggacaatatcggtacaatggtgggccacgggccacgcttgtcgctatttaacatggtatcagagcgggtccttctccaattgcgtctccacgtaggcacgtatcatgagcccaaattggggttccctgtattgccatcgaattgaaattaccaagtgtccaatgtgggccttggattgtattgaccaagtctccgatatgagacttgtgtcccaatttccaatgtgagaattagattaattaatttcacgtgcaaaCCTAGAGcaaggttgcacgtgagggggcgtgttggagaggaaagatcccacattggaaaagtgacaaataaaatataacttataagtgggtggatatcacccaattgtaccgaggccttttgtgattaaaacccaacacctaaagggtggttaagttgggacaatatcggtacaatggtgggccacgggtcacgcttgtcgctgtttaacaaagACCACCTCCTACGAACCGGCGACACTACTCACTGTCGACAAAGCTACCTGGATCTTCTCGAAAAATCAACAAAGAAGCCTATCCTCAGACCCAATCCACCGCAGTCGTACGATGTCGACAAGTCAAACTTACCCAGACCCCGCAAGTCTACCAAATCAAACTCAAAACTCCTACCGACAACGATGTAGGGTGACGTACCTAAGCCAAGTCAAACTTACCCAGACCCCGCAAGTCTACCAAAGCAAACTCAAAACTCCTACCGATgtaggaggataccctagtgacctaatttccacttcttgattagtttctattatctttatctttagttgcaattttaattttcaattgtcaattttatttttcacaatcaaaatcaaatttcacaaaccactttcattgtcaATACCACTCGGTTGTGAGTTTCCGCATTCACTTGTGGTTCTCTTGACCAATTTTAGGCTTGGTTGTTCCGAGCCGGGCATGTAAATAGCTTGGTActatttttaggttttgtttgattgttggtgacttagtaatcggcataaccaaggattggagttagcttttcaatccccgtggtacgataattttgggtttaaatattttccctttctttgatGACTGTGCCATTAttgcgcgtaagttgcattCAAGCACACAAACcaaatggcgccgttgccggtgACGTACCTAAGCCAAGTCAAACTTACCCAGACCCCGCAAGTCTACCAAAGCAAACTCAAAACTCCTACCGACAACGATGTACGGTGACGTACCTAAGCCAGAGCATTATCGAAACCTGCAAGAATCGACGGAACTCTACTGTGCTCGAAGAAAATCTTAGAAGAGAGTCCCACTTGCTGCCTTAGTAACACTCTTGTTCATACCTCTTGTGATCAATTGATATTTCAAACTGagttatttttaataaatacaCTTTAATCATCAAATATTGTTTAAATATTTAACTGCAACACTTCACAAACTCTAAATGCACGTATGAacatttagagagagagagagatatttcATTAGATCATAAAGCCAAAATGGCACAtataatatatttatatgtatttgTATCCTAAATTAATGGCTAAAGAAGTAAGGGAAGATGTGTATCATCACTATCATGTACAAGTACAATAAAGCTATAGTCAATGCATGTATGAATTGTTATGAGAACGTTCATATTTTTCGTGTGAAAGAATCTGTAAAATAGAACTAAACCATATATCCatttaacttttttatttttaccatACATATTTTCGCTTGCATAAGGAGTTTTTATGAacttactcaaaaaaaaaaaaaaaaaaaaggagcttTTATGAACTTCATTATCCATTTTTCTTGCACATGCTAGAAAAGATGCTCCAGTACGCAACAACCAATCGTTCAGTTCTTGTGCTCGAAACAAAGGAAATAGAAAgctgaaccttttttttttttcttgttaaaAAGGGCATATTATTAGCATCGAAATACATTATACGTTGATCGACAATCCAAACGATCAAAATCCAACAAAGCATTAAGTAATACATAAGCAAACCCCATTACACAACCTCTTGGAgacaccacacacacacacacctcaACCTTTATTCCATAACCATTGCCAAATTCTGAAAAAGCCAGTCATCTTAGACGACTAATCAGAAATCTGAATGGTCTTCACATCAGGCTTCTTGACCTCCACCTTTGGCACAGTGACAGTAAGCACCCCATTCTCCATTGCCGCCTTCACCTGCTCCACCTTGGCATTCTCCGGCAGCCTGAACCTCCTCAAGAACTTGCCGCTGCTCCTCTCCATCCTGTGCCACTTGTCGCTCTTGTCCTCCTTCTCCACTCTCCTCTCGCCGCTGATCTGCAGCACCCTCCcttcctccacctccaccttcaCCTCCTCCTTCTTCAGCCCCGGCAGGTCCGCCTTGAACACGTGCGCCTCCGGTGTCTCCTTCCAGTCGATGCGCGTGTTCGCCACCGCCGCCGTCTCTGAGCTTGGAGCCGAGCGGGAGTTGATCAAGGGGAAGTCCTGGGACGGGTCCCAGATGTCGAGCGAGAACGGGTCGAAGATGTTACTCCGTCGACCGTTGCCGAAAAAGCTTCCCGGAATGAGAGACATTGCTTTGTACGTAAGTTGTGAGTAGTACTAGCGTTTGCTATGAAACTTTGATTCTTGGTTTTTGGGAGTGAGGAGAAGaggtatatataggaagaaGATGAGGGCAGTTTCGTAATGAGCTAATTACGGATTCTTCGTCTCTTCCTGAAGTGTCTGGTATTGTCTGGCCAAAGGAGGCTCCAGAGAGATGGTTCTCGAAAAGTCAATAGAAAGCTTAACTTGTGGTCCAATAGTTcaattgtgaattttttttttttttttttttgagaaaatagttCAATTGTGAATAGGCTTCGGAATGCGggtttctaaatttttttttttttttaaaaagtgaAATGTTGGTTGAACAATTGCAGTGTGGAATTGCTGCCAAGTGTCATATGCTCTGGTGTGTTCCTAGGACACGCGTCCTCCACCGATCAGGATTGCTGATCAGAAGTAAAACTGTAAGAATGACATCGCCTTTGTTGCACAACCGAAACTAAGTAATGGCGCCAAAAAAGGCAACCAGAGATGAAAGTCCTCCACCGTCCGATCCTCACGGAATCTTCGCCGGAATGGTCGTCTTCTTAGTCGAAGACGGATTTCAGAACCGTCGCTTACAGGTTCGACCGTACTCCAGGCTTTTTCACCCTTGTTCTGTTATCATAGTCATTGTCTAGTTATATATTAGTGCCTTATGCCCTTATATTTCAGGTTTGGAAGCAAAAACTGGTTCAAATGGGAGCTACTATAGAAGACCATCTATCCAAAAGGGTCACACACATATTTGCTATGAACCCAGAAGCCCTTTTGCAAAAAGTGGGCAGTGATCAATGGGGTCTTTTTAAAGGAGTGAGTTACTGTTCACTTGATTAGTTGCTTTATGCCTTTATATGAACATATTTGACTTGATCATAAATTGGAGTGTATATCACTCTTGGGTTTGTTTAGCTGTGATTTAGAGGGTTCGAGTTGTTGATTCTTTATTGTAGTGCTattttatctaattttctctaaaATTGTAGTGTTATACATATACCTTTAAAGTCCCAAACTTTATGGTGTTTTGTAGAGAGTTGTACTCTATCAGTGGCTAGAGGACAGCTTGAGCTCAGGGAAGAGAGTACCAGAAGATTTGTACCATCTGAAATTGGAGTCAGATCAGTCTTCTAGTGATTACATTTCCAGTGATGAAGAAACCCCAAAACTGAAAAGGCGAAGATCCTCATCTCCTGATGAGTTGCCTCATACTCCGAGCCCCAAAACCCCTAAAGCCCCAAATAAGGATCAGGTCACAGCATTGCAGTCATCCACGCCCTACAGCCCACCTGATTTAAACAAAGACATAACCCAGATATTGGGGAAGCTTATCAACATATATAGAGGTGAGGAGTTAACCGGTATCTCTGTTGGTTTACTTTGCCGTTCTTGTTTTATAGATTGTGATGTTTGGTGGTCATTTGGTTTGGATAAATAAAGCATTGGGTGATGACCGAAGATCTTTTAGCTACTACAAGGCTATAACAGTTATAGAGAAGTTGCCTTTCAAGATTCAAAGTGCAGAACAAGTTAAGGGCCTCCCGGGCATTGGAAAGTCAATGCAAGATCATGTAAGTGACATTCATGCCTCAGTTTCTTTCAATAAAGATTTCATTCTATGAGTTATTTGTGTATAAGTTGTCTAAATTAAATGTTGCATATGAATTATGAGAGTTTCtttcaaaaagagaaaaaaaaaaatatttctgtTATGGGAATCAGGGTGAGAGATTGTGATCAGTTACTTTAACTGCAATCAGATATCAGTAGTCTACTTAGAGAGGTTAAATTTTAGTTCATATCGTGGGAGAGTACATGTTCCTGTCCATGGACTGGTGAATCCTCAAAATAACTGAAGTTTTTCATCCTTGATTTCAGATTCAAGAGATAGTGACTACCGGAAAGCTATCCAAGTTGGAGCACTTTGAAACAGATGAAAAGGTAATGGAACAGTTTTCAGTAGTTCTGTCACTTCTGTGATTTAAATATTCTACTACTAAGTTGAAATttgatttcttctttctgttaTGTTCACTATTTACTTCGAGCCTGACCCTAATCTAAATGCGTGTTATATATGTACATTTCACAAGTAGATTTTAAATGTTATTTATAGCACCACAGTTTGAATGGCAGAACTCAATATCTGAGCTAACTATGAGTCTTAACCtcatttctttatattgtgACAGTTCTGCTTTCTACTTTCTGTTAATTAATTGCAGGTAAAAACAATCAGCTTATTCGAGGAAATATGGGGTGTAGGTCCAGCTACTGCACTAAAATTATTTGAGAAAGGACATCGCACATTAGATGATTTGAAGAATGAAGATTCGTTGACACATTCACAGAAGTTGGGGTTAAGATATTATGAGGATATCAAACAGAGGATCCCACGGCATGAGGTCAACTTGTACTTTTTTAATTTacttattctttttgttttaaaatGTTCTCAGAATTCTTCTGTAATCTGAATTTTCTCACAAGAAATTGGTGCTTCATATCTTAACTGAACAGACTCAAGAGATGGAACTTCTTCTACAAAAAGCGGCAGAGGATGTTTTGCCTGGGGTGAGCACAATAATGTTAAATACATGATCTATCAGGCAGGAAAATGACCTGTATTAGGGGGGAATAATCTTGACTCATGGTTCATACTAACATGGGCAACAGCTGCTGTATACTGGATTTAATTGGGCCAAAATGAAATTATTCTTTAATGATAGAACAACTTGTATAGAAAAATGTGAATCAGAAAAACATTCATTGACCAGTTCCTTATAAAAATTAGTCTTGGTCTCTTGGACAACTACATTGATTTCCATTCCCTTAAGTGGCTTGCTATTCTCACGAGTGCCATATCTGCCTGCAGGTGGTTGTTGTATGTGGAGGGTCATATAGACGCGGGAAATCTTCTTGTGGGGATCTGGACATTGTAATTACTCATCCAGATGGGAACAGGTATGCAAGCTATTGGTACTTGTCCTTTTACTTTGCAGTAAGAATTTCAGATTATATGCATTAATGCACGTATCTTGGCGTGGACTGAGGAATAACATTGGTGTACTCTTCTAATCTTCTAAGTGTCCAACTTGATATGGCTGCAACTTCACGTCTTGCAGTTATTAGCCATTTTTTCCTTGTCATTGTATTGAATCTCAAGTGTGATACCATTTCGATCTCTTAACTTTGGACAGACGAGTTCCTGGTTTTAGTTTTGAAAGCTAGACTTGACTTGCTTTGGTCTGTGTTTCAGTCATAAAGGTTTTTTACCGAAGTATGTAAAGCATCTAAAGGATATGAAGTTCCTAAGGGaggatttggtttttgttaCACACAGTGAGGAGGTAACACGGTTTATTCTAACCTTTTCTTTTCATAATTTTTCATAATTTACATCTTCCAGTGTATGAGTGGTGTCAGAGGTTGAACTGAGATTAATCCTACTGGTCAGGGGTGATAGTTTTAAGTAGCATTTGATTTGTGTCGAGTCAGAAGGCTGCAAAAGTATCTATAtgaatgtatttttttttaccttgcTCATTTGACTTCTGAAAGAACAGCAAATGAAATATTTGATTATACTCATAATATGTCTTTATGTTCTTTATCTATTCATTGCTATTGTATTGTACAGTTCTCATGATATACATTCTTTTTGCATTACCTTATTTACACAATCATGTGAACAGGGTACTGATTCTGGTGTCGACACATATTATGGGCTTTGTACATATCCTGGACGAGAGCTGCGGTACCGCATAGATTTCAAGGTTTTTCATATCTCttatcattttctttattttgaaaattttcattccaTACCAGAATTGTTAGGGACTCATATAGTTGTAAAATTTTACTTAGTGTATCCCTTCTTCCAAGAGCATTATGCTAGTTGGTCATGCATTTTTCTCAAGTTGGTTTGATGATGTGCTTTAAGTAATTGTCTTGATAGTTTCTATgctttgttttccttttatttaGGTCTACCCGCgggacatatatgcatttggaCTATTAGCTTGGACAGGGAATGATGTGCTGAATAGGAGGTTCATCTGCTTTACCAAGTTCTGTGGTGAGAAATTGACTATAAAACCTGCTAGGTTTCTGATAGTCTAAATGCAGGTTGAGGTTACTAGCTGAATCTAAAGGATTCCGGCTTGACGATACGGGGCTGTTTCCGGCCACTCATGGATCTGGCGGAAAACGGGTAACAACTTGTTGGTTTTTGGGACATTTTCTCTAGACTTGTCTCTGTTTCAGGGTTCACTTAATGTTAGGTTCTTTCTGTTGCAGGGGGCAAAAGCTGGCGCAAGCTTGAAATTTGACACAGAAAAGGAGGTCTTTGACTTTCTCGGGTTTCCTTGGCTTGAACCACACGAGAGAAATCTGTGAGAGGCCTGAATGGTTTTATGAGCAAGCTGTAAATATGTTAGCTAAGGAACTTGGTCTTGATACTGAAATGATCTAACCTAGAGAGGGAGATAAGAGAGTTGGTAAAGAAAGCTTGCAACTGATGTAACATATGTCTTCCAAAATTTTTTGATAGAAATAAGATATACTGTTTTTGAGGCTCATTTCACAGCTAATATGATTTCACTGCTGATAATAAGACACAGCAGAAGCTTAAGcagaacaaaagaaaatccaCAGCAAATGAAGAACCCTCAACCATATCTCTTACCACACTATCTATTTATACTTGATGAACCATAAATTTTCAGGTGAGTTGGTCTGGAAGGGCAGGGTGATATGGATTTAGAACTGACTCGAGTCTATATATAAATAGACATGTAAACACTCTGGATATATATTAACTTGAAACCTTATACAAAAACCCTGCATTTACACTTGTTATCATCACAACCGTAAAAGTCTCTCTATGGTTTCATCAACTCGATATCCAGAGTCTTGTTCACGAGCTTGTCACCTATGGAGGCTTGAGGAATAGCCGCAGTCGCCCTCAATCAAAAAGGATGGAAAAGCCAAAGGTGCTAGCTTCATATACCACTCGATTCAAATTTTAGTTTACGGATCAATATGCAACTCCGGTATAGTCCCATGATCGAGCAGTGCATCAGTTACAAG
Coding sequences within:
- the LOC133711075 gene encoding 17.8 kDa class I heat shock protein-like — protein: MSLIPGSFFGNGRRSNIFDPFSLDIWDPSQDFPLINSRSAPSSETAAVANTRIDWKETPEAHVFKADLPGLKKEEVKVEVEEGRVLQISGERRVEKEDKSDKWHRMERSSGKFLRRFRLPENAKVEQVKAAMENGVLTVTVPKVEVKKPDVKTIQISD
- the LOC133711074 gene encoding DNA polymerase lambda-like: MAPKKATRDESPPPSDPHGIFAGMVVFLVEDGFQNRRLQVWKQKLVQMGATIEDHLSKRVTHIFAMNPEALLQKVGSDQWGLFKGRVVLYQWLEDSLSSGKRVPEDLYHLKLESDQSSSDYISSDEETPKLKRRRSSSPDELPHTPSPKTPKAPNKDQVTALQSSTPYSPPDLNKDITQILGKLINIYRALGDDRRSFSYYKAITVIEKLPFKIQSAEQVKGLPGIGKSMQDHIQEIVTTGKLSKLEHFETDEKVKTISLFEEIWGVGPATALKLFEKGHRTLDDLKNEDSLTHSQKLGLRYYEDIKQRIPRHETQEMELLLQKAAEDVLPGVVVVCGGSYRRGKSSCGDLDIVITHPDGNSHKGFLPKYVKHLKDMKFLREDLVFVTHSEEGTDSGVDTYYGLCTYPGRELRYRIDFKVYPRDIYAFGLLAWTGNDVLNRRLRLLAESKGFRLDDTGLFPATHGSGGKRGAKAGASLKFDTEKEVFDFLGFPWLEPHERNL